In Sphingomonas sp. SUN019, one genomic interval encodes:
- a CDS encoding DUF3035 domain-containing protein yields the protein MRKFVIAGAGIAALVTLAGCGKSGFDRARPDEFAVARQPSLIIPPDFALVPPTPGAARTQQTNTQGQTLEALFGGAPRNAAEAATVQAAGGDSADAGIRSQAGDPDTNVVDKGQTTRDIVAAPEGDGQDARAAANTGANAPAPAAATQQPAPSPSPTPPATPK from the coding sequence ATGCGTAAGTTCGTGATTGCCGGGGCCGGAATCGCCGCGCTCGTGACGCTGGCCGGTTGTGGCAAGAGCGGTTTCGACCGTGCGCGTCCCGACGAATTCGCGGTCGCGCGGCAGCCCTCGCTGATCATCCCGCCCGATTTCGCGCTGGTCCCGCCGACGCCCGGCGCGGCGCGGACGCAGCAGACCAACACGCAGGGCCAGACGCTGGAGGCGCTGTTCGGCGGCGCGCCGCGTAATGCTGCAGAGGCGGCGACGGTCCAGGCGGCGGGCGGCGATTCGGCCGACGCCGGCATCCGCAGCCAGGCGGGCGATCCCGACACCAACGTCGTCGACAAGGGCCAGACGACCCGCGACATCGTCGCTGCGCCGGAAGGCGACGGCCAGGACGCTCGGGCGGCAGCGAATACGGGTGCGAATGCGCCTGCGCCTGCCGCTGCGACACAACAGCCTGCGCCGAGCCCGAGCCCGACCCCGCCCGCTACGCCGAAGTAA
- the lspA gene encoding signal peptidase II, with translation MKRAIPTVGLTVAVGLFIADQLTKWIVTGPLGIDYLGAYREITSFFDLRFVQNIGVSLGLLRAESDIARWALVAMTGAIAIGVCVWMWRESNRADQVALGCVLGGALGNIVDRVRFGYVVDFADLHIGEWRPFLVFNVADAAITIGVLILLVRALLIREKPGKASANEPVEKFNA, from the coding sequence ATGAAGCGCGCTATTCCAACGGTCGGCCTCACCGTCGCGGTCGGTTTGTTCATCGCCGATCAGCTGACGAAATGGATCGTCACCGGGCCGCTCGGGATCGACTATCTCGGCGCGTACCGCGAGATCACGTCGTTCTTCGACCTGCGCTTCGTGCAGAACATCGGCGTCTCGCTGGGCCTGCTGCGCGCCGAGAGCGACATCGCGCGCTGGGCCTTGGTCGCAATGACCGGGGCGATCGCGATCGGCGTGTGCGTGTGGATGTGGCGCGAATCGAACCGCGCGGATCAGGTCGCGCTCGGCTGCGTGCTGGGCGGGGCGCTGGGGAATATCGTCGACCGGGTGCGGTTCGGCTATGTCGTCGACTTCGCCGATCTGCACATCGGGGAATGGCGGCCGTTTTTGGTCTTCAATGTCGCCGACGCGGCGATTACGATAGGCGTGCTCATCCTGCTGGTCCGCGCATTGCTGATCCGCGAGAAGCCGGGCAAGGCGTCGGCAAATGAGCCTGTGGAGAAATTCAATGCGTAA
- the ileS gene encoding isoleucine--tRNA ligase codes for MTDSTEQKRDYRDTVFLPKTDFPMKAGLAAKEPAILDRWANIGVYDRLREQRAGKRRYILHDGPPYANGDIHMGHAMNKVLKDIIVRSRTLMGYDAPYVPGWDCHGLPIEWKVEEAYRAKKLNKDDVPVAQFRAECRAYAEKWVAVQRAEFERLGVMGDWADPYLTMKYDAEATIVGELLKFAESGQLYRGAKPVMWSPVEKTALAEAEVEYEDVVSTQIDVAFEIVDAPNAPELVGAHAVIWTTTPWTIPVNQALSYGPEVEYVVVEASWGLELTDASFENGANVINKRLLIAEALLPSVANRLGFTSSTESWRGKGSDLAGATARHPMHHFGGFFAKPRPFLPGDFVTTDAGTGLVHMAPDHGEDDFLLCKAYGIDPVFAVDGAGMFRGDWAWLGGQGSVINKKFVASDGPICSNLRAAGALLAASDDFKHSYPHSWRSKAKVIFRATPQWFIPMDAPAPPSPSGEGPGVGCLSLTETDAPVERPHPNPSPEGEGLTLGHAQGNAATLREIALDAIERTTWVPARAENRIRSMVEGRPDWVISRQRAWGVPIALYVHRATGQYLNDSAVNDRIVAAFQAGGADAWFTADHQALLGDKYDLADYEPQNDILDVWFDSGSTHAFVIEQRYGEGVRADLYVEGSDQHRGWFQSSLLESAGTRGRAPYDAVLTHGFALDDKGRKMSKSLGNVVDPLKIIGESGADILRMWVASTDYFEDVRIGKEVLSTASDAYRKLRNTFRYLLGALDGFSEAERVAIAEMPELERYVLHLLHALDRDLRDAAEKYEFNRYNRLLTDFANEDLSAFFFDIRKDSLYCDAPTDAKRRAYRTVLDTLFHALVRYAAPVLCFTAEEVWQARYPSDDQSVHFLTWPDQVGSADQALATKWDRVREYRSAVTEAIEPLRRDKLVRSSLEADVFMDVDGHDQVELLQSVDFAEIAILSSIRMDANVSSGDFHADPRTKASISVTTTRFSKCGRCWRHLPEVTEDGALCARCESVVP; via the coding sequence ATGACCGACAGCACCGAACAGAAGCGCGATTACCGCGACACCGTCTTCCTGCCGAAGACCGACTTCCCGATGAAGGCCGGCCTTGCCGCCAAGGAACCCGCGATCCTCGATCGCTGGGCGAACATCGGCGTGTACGATCGCCTGCGCGAACAGCGCGCGGGCAAGCGGCGCTACATCCTCCACGACGGCCCGCCCTACGCCAATGGCGACATCCACATGGGCCATGCGATGAACAAGGTGCTGAAGGACATCATCGTCCGGTCGCGCACGCTGATGGGATATGACGCGCCCTACGTCCCCGGCTGGGACTGCCACGGCCTGCCGATCGAATGGAAGGTCGAGGAAGCGTATCGCGCGAAGAAGCTGAACAAGGACGACGTCCCCGTCGCGCAATTCCGCGCCGAATGCCGCGCTTATGCCGAAAAATGGGTCGCGGTGCAGCGCGCCGAGTTCGAGCGGCTGGGCGTGATGGGCGACTGGGCCGACCCGTATCTGACGATGAAATACGACGCCGAGGCGACGATCGTCGGCGAATTGCTGAAGTTTGCGGAGAGCGGGCAGCTGTATCGCGGCGCGAAGCCGGTGATGTGGTCGCCCGTGGAAAAAACCGCGCTGGCCGAGGCCGAGGTCGAATATGAGGACGTGGTGTCGACCCAGATTGACGTCGCGTTCGAGATTGTGGATGCGCCGAATGCGCCCGAACTGGTCGGCGCGCACGCGGTGATCTGGACGACCACGCCGTGGACGATCCCGGTGAACCAGGCGCTGAGCTATGGGCCGGAGGTTGAGTACGTCGTTGTCGAGGCGAGTTGGGGTCTCGAACTGACAGACGCTTCGTTCGAGAACGGTGCCAACGTCATCAACAAACGGCTATTGATCGCGGAGGCGCTTTTGCCTTCCGTGGCTAACCGCCTGGGCTTTACCAGCAGCACGGAATCGTGGCGTGGCAAGGGTTCCGACCTCGCCGGAGCAACCGCGCGTCACCCGATGCATCACTTCGGCGGGTTCTTCGCGAAACCCCGCCCGTTCCTGCCCGGCGATTTCGTCACAACCGATGCGGGCACGGGCCTCGTTCACATGGCGCCCGACCACGGCGAGGATGATTTCCTGTTGTGCAAGGCGTACGGGATCGATCCGGTGTTCGCGGTCGATGGGGCGGGGATGTTTCGCGGCGACTGGGCGTGGCTCGGCGGGCAGGGGTCGGTCATCAACAAGAAGTTCGTCGCCAGCGACGGGCCGATCTGTTCAAATTTGCGCGCGGCGGGGGCGTTGCTCGCGGCGAGTGACGATTTCAAACACAGCTATCCGCATTCGTGGCGGTCGAAGGCGAAGGTGATCTTTCGCGCTACGCCGCAGTGGTTCATTCCGATGGACGCTCCTGCTCCCCCCTCCCCTTCAGGGGAGGGGCCGGGGGTGGGGTGTCTCAGTCTCACCGAGACCGACGCGCCCGTGGAGAGACCCCACCCCAACCCCTCCCCTGAAGGGGAGGGGCTTACGCTAGGCCACGCCCAGGGCAACGCCGCCACCCTCCGCGAAATCGCGCTCGACGCGATCGAGCGGACGACTTGGGTGCCCGCGCGCGCGGAAAACCGCATCCGATCGATGGTGGAGGGCCGCCCGGACTGGGTCATTAGCCGCCAGCGCGCATGGGGGGTGCCGATTGCGCTCTACGTCCACCGCGCGACCGGCCAGTATCTCAACGACAGCGCGGTCAACGACCGGATCGTCGCGGCCTTCCAGGCGGGCGGGGCGGATGCGTGGTTCACCGCGGACCATCAGGCGCTACTGGGCGACAAATACGACCTCGCCGACTACGAACCGCAGAACGACATTCTCGACGTGTGGTTCGACAGCGGCTCCACCCACGCCTTCGTGATCGAACAGCGTTACGGCGAGGGCGTCCGTGCGGACCTCTATGTCGAAGGGTCCGACCAGCATCGCGGCTGGTTCCAGTCGTCGTTGCTCGAATCCGCCGGCACCCGCGGGCGCGCTCCGTATGATGCGGTGCTGACGCACGGCTTCGCGCTGGACGACAAGGGGCGGAAGATGTCCAAGTCGCTCGGCAACGTCGTCGATCCGCTGAAGATCATCGGCGAGAGCGGCGCGGACATCCTGCGCATGTGGGTCGCCTCGACCGATTATTTCGAGGATGTGCGGATCGGCAAGGAGGTGCTGAGCACCGCGTCCGACGCGTATCGCAAATTGCGCAACACGTTCCGCTATCTGCTCGGCGCGCTCGACGGGTTTTCGGAGGCCGAGCGCGTGGCCATCGCGGAGATGCCCGAGCTGGAGCGGTACGTCCTGCACCTGCTCCACGCGCTCGACCGCGACCTGCGCGACGCGGCGGAGAAGTATGAGTTCAACCGCTACAACCGGCTGCTTACCGATTTCGCGAACGAGGATCTGTCGGCGTTCTTCTTCGATATCCGCAAGGATTCGCTTTATTGCGACGCGCCAACAGACGCGAAGCGCCGCGCGTACCGGACCGTCCTCGACACGCTGTTCCACGCGTTGGTCCGCTACGCCGCGCCGGTGTTGTGCTTTACTGCGGAAGAGGTCTGGCAGGCGCGGTATCCGAGCGACGACCAGTCGGTGCATTTCCTGACGTGGCCGGATCAGGTCGGGAGCGCGGATCAGGCGCTGGCGACAAAATGGGATCGCGTTCGAGAGTATCGATCCGCGGTAACTGAAGCCATCGAGCCATTGCGGCGTGACAAACTTGTTCGCTCAAGTCTTGAAGCCGACGTTTTCATGGACGTAGATGGACATGATCAGGTGGAATTACTTCAATCGGTAGACTTCGCAGAAATCGCGATCCTGTCCAGCATTCGGATGGATGCGAACGTGAGCTCCGGCGATTTCCACGCTGATCCGCGCACTAAAGCATCGATAAGCGTGACGACGACTCGATTTTCGAAATGTGGCCGCTGCTGGCGGCACCTGCCCGAAGTGACCGAAGACGGCGCCCTCTGCGCGCGCTGTGAGAGCGTGGTCCCATGA
- a CDS encoding molybdopterin-binding protein, translated as MQHERIWTAALIVIGDEILSGRTQDKNVSQIALWLNVQGIRLAEVRVVPDMQDAIVEAVNALRARNDYLFTTGGIGPTHDDITVDAIAAALGVGVEHHPKAVAVLERYYATRGGATEARLRMARVPEGADLIENRMSGAPGIRIGNIFVMAGVPHITAGMLDALTGTLEGGRPVVSRTIGCWVAESEVADLLGAVEKAHAGVAIGSYPFFREGRTGANFVVRSPDAGLADACVAALTAALGDKGYQVVAEGI; from the coding sequence ATGCAGCACGAACGCATCTGGACCGCCGCGCTGATCGTGATCGGCGATGAAATCCTGTCGGGCCGCACGCAGGACAAGAACGTGTCGCAGATCGCCTTGTGGCTGAACGTGCAGGGCATCCGGCTGGCCGAGGTGCGTGTGGTGCCCGACATGCAGGACGCGATCGTCGAGGCGGTGAATGCCCTGCGCGCGCGGAACGACTACCTCTTCACCACCGGCGGAATCGGCCCGACGCACGACGACATCACGGTCGATGCGATCGCCGCCGCGCTGGGCGTCGGCGTTGAACATCACCCGAAAGCGGTCGCGGTGCTGGAGCGATATTACGCGACCCGCGGCGGCGCGACCGAGGCGCGGCTGCGGATGGCGCGCGTGCCGGAGGGCGCGGACCTGATCGAGAACCGCATGTCGGGCGCGCCGGGCATCCGCATCGGCAACATCTTCGTCATGGCGGGCGTGCCTCACATCACCGCCGGGATGCTCGACGCGCTGACCGGCACGCTAGAGGGCGGCCGCCCGGTGGTGTCGCGGACGATCGGCTGTTGGGTCGCAGAGAGCGAGGTCGCGGATCTGTTGGGCGCGGTGGAGAAGGCGCATGCCGGGGTGGCGATCGGCAGCTATCCGTTCTTCCGCGAGGGGCGGACGGGGGCGAATTTCGTCGTGCGCTCGCCCGATGCGGGATTGGCGGATGCGTGCGTCGCGGCGCTAACCGCGGCGCTGGGGGACAAGGGGTATCAGGTGGTAGCGGAGGGGATCTGA
- the map gene encoding type I methionyl aminopeptidase, with product MTDYVTVTSDAPMGRTGAIKLHGRDAFDGMMKAGQLAAATLDMIVPHMIPGVTTAEIDRMIFDFVKANGGIPATLGYRGYTHSTCISINHVVCHGIPSDKPLRSGDIVNVDVTPILDGWHGDSSRMYLIGDVPLKAKRLVEVTYECLMLGIEQARPGNHMGDVANAIQRHAEAHRFGVVRDFCGHGLGRLFHDAPEVVHVGRPGTGPELKPGMIFTIEPMINIGRPDVKLLDDGWTAVTRDRSLSAQFEHSIGITEDGCEIFTASPGGFDKPPY from the coding sequence ATGACCGATTACGTAACCGTCACCAGCGACGCGCCCATGGGGCGGACCGGCGCCATCAAGCTCCACGGCCGCGATGCGTTCGACGGCATGATGAAGGCGGGGCAGCTCGCCGCCGCGACGCTCGACATGATCGTCCCGCACATGATCCCCGGCGTGACGACCGCCGAGATCGACCGGATGATCTTCGATTTCGTAAAAGCGAACGGCGGCATCCCCGCGACGCTCGGCTATCGCGGCTACACGCATTCGACCTGCATCTCGATCAACCACGTCGTGTGCCACGGCATCCCGAGCGACAAGCCGCTTCGGTCGGGCGATATCGTCAACGTCGACGTAACGCCGATCCTGGACGGCTGGCACGGCGATTCGTCGCGGATGTACCTGATCGGCGACGTGCCGTTGAAGGCGAAGCGGCTGGTCGAAGTAACCTACGAATGCCTGATGCTCGGCATCGAGCAGGCGCGGCCCGGCAACCACATGGGCGACGTGGCGAACGCGATCCAGCGCCATGCCGAGGCTCACCGGTTCGGCGTGGTGCGCGATTTCTGCGGGCATGGCCTGGGACGCCTGTTCCATGACGCGCCGGAAGTCGTCCATGTCGGCCGTCCCGGCACCGGACCGGAGTTGAAGCCCGGCATGATTTTCACGATCGAACCGATGATCAACATCGGGCGGCCCGACGTGAAGCTGCTCGACGACGGCTGGACGGCGGTGACGCGCGACCGGTCGCTATCGGCGCAGTTCGAACATTCGATCGGCATCACCGAAGACGGCTGCGAGATATTCACCGCGTCGCCCGGCGGGTTCGACAAGCCGCCTTATTAA
- a CDS encoding PQQ-dependent dehydrogenase, methanol/ethanol family, whose protein sequence is MRIGSALLAALLAGCSVNFVGDDAQKAGKTGVAKVDGALLTTGGDGSDWAMTGYNYQEQRFSPLTKVNAGNVNQLGVAWYADMPDARGQEATPVVIDGKLFVTGPWSKVFAFDAASGKKLWEYDPGVSKDKGAQACCDVVNRGVAAWKGRLYAGTIDGRLIALNADSGKPDWSVQTTDNAKPYTITGAPRVVKDMVIIGNGGAEFGVRGYVTAYDAATGKKKWRFYTVPNPTGAKDGEASDAAMAKVSPTWSKNGQWKQSGGGGTVWDSIVYDAELDQLYLGVGNGSPWNHGLRSEGQGDNLFLSSVVALKPETGAYVWHYQETPGETWDFTATQPINLATLTIDGKPRKVLMQAPKNGFFYVVDRTNGKLINAGKFIDVVNWASGYDISSGRPIEHPEARFYKTGKPFVAIPSAIAAHNWQPMSFNPKTGLAYIPAQQVGAGYLNPSSALDAAKPIGFNVGQDLGNAMYPRDAATVKAATAGATGSLVAWDPVANKPRWVVKHPVAWNGGTMTTAGNLVFQGTALGEFRAYAADTGKQLFSYPVGTGVMAGAATYLVNGEQYIAILAGRGGALPLSIGYAIGAARDVPNVPRLIVFKLAAKGKLPATTPQDSSPVALPASTGTSAQIGEGQLLFGRYCQVCHGASAGGGGVLPNLQRSATLGDADAWKSILIDGALAKNGMVSFAKVMTPEQAQLVRLYVIDEANWAQQNLGGGQRAPR, encoded by the coding sequence ATGCGGATCGGTTCGGCGCTGCTGGCGGCGCTTCTCGCGGGGTGCAGCGTCAACTTCGTCGGCGACGATGCGCAAAAGGCGGGAAAGACCGGCGTGGCGAAGGTCGACGGCGCGCTGCTGACCACCGGCGGCGACGGCAGCGACTGGGCGATGACCGGGTATAATTACCAGGAACAACGCTTCTCCCCGCTGACCAAGGTCAACGCCGGGAACGTCAACCAGCTTGGCGTCGCCTGGTACGCCGACATGCCCGATGCGCGCGGGCAGGAGGCGACGCCGGTCGTGATCGACGGCAAGTTGTTCGTCACCGGCCCGTGGTCGAAGGTGTTCGCGTTCGACGCCGCGTCGGGTAAGAAGCTGTGGGAATACGACCCCGGCGTGTCGAAGGACAAGGGGGCGCAGGCGTGCTGCGACGTCGTCAACCGCGGCGTCGCGGCGTGGAAGGGGCGGCTGTATGCCGGGACGATCGACGGCCGCCTGATCGCGCTGAACGCGGACAGCGGCAAGCCCGACTGGTCGGTGCAGACCACCGATAATGCCAAGCCCTACACGATCACCGGCGCCCCGCGCGTGGTGAAGGACATGGTCATCATCGGCAACGGCGGCGCGGAATTCGGCGTGCGCGGCTACGTCACCGCGTATGACGCGGCGACGGGCAAGAAGAAATGGCGCTTCTACACCGTCCCCAACCCGACCGGCGCGAAGGACGGCGAAGCGTCCGACGCGGCGATGGCGAAGGTTTCGCCGACCTGGTCGAAGAACGGCCAGTGGAAGCAGTCGGGCGGCGGCGGGACCGTATGGGATTCGATCGTCTATGACGCCGAACTCGACCAATTGTACCTCGGCGTCGGCAACGGGAGCCCATGGAATCACGGGCTGCGCAGCGAGGGTCAGGGCGACAATCTGTTCCTGTCCTCGGTCGTCGCGCTGAAGCCGGAAACCGGAGCATATGTCTGGCATTATCAGGAGACGCCGGGCGAAACGTGGGATTTCACCGCGACGCAGCCGATCAATCTGGCGACGCTGACGATCGACGGGAAGCCGCGCAAAGTGCTGATGCAGGCGCCGAAAAACGGCTTTTTCTACGTCGTCGACCGGACCAACGGAAAGCTGATCAACGCGGGGAAGTTCATCGACGTCGTGAACTGGGCCAGCGGCTACGATATTTCCAGCGGCCGCCCGATCGAACATCCCGAGGCGCGCTTCTACAAGACCGGCAAGCCGTTCGTGGCGATCCCCAGCGCGATCGCCGCGCACAACTGGCAGCCGATGAGCTTCAACCCGAAGACCGGGCTGGCGTACATCCCCGCGCAACAGGTCGGCGCCGGATACCTCAACCCCTCCTCCGCGCTCGATGCCGCCAAGCCGATCGGGTTCAACGTCGGGCAGGATCTGGGCAACGCGATGTATCCGCGCGACGCCGCGACCGTGAAGGCCGCGACCGCAGGCGCGACGGGATCGCTGGTGGCGTGGGATCCGGTCGCCAATAAACCGCGCTGGGTGGTGAAGCATCCGGTCGCGTGGAACGGCGGGACGATGACCACCGCGGGCAATCTGGTGTTTCAGGGCACCGCGCTGGGCGAGTTCCGCGCTTATGCCGCCGACACCGGGAAGCAGTTGTTCAGCTATCCAGTCGGGACCGGCGTGATGGCGGGCGCGGCGACGTATCTGGTGAACGGCGAGCAATATATCGCGATCCTCGCCGGGCGTGGCGGCGCGCTGCCGCTGTCGATCGGCTATGCGATCGGCGCAGCGCGCGACGTGCCGAACGTGCCGCGGCTGATCGTCTTCAAGCTGGCCGCGAAGGGCAAATTGCCCGCGACCACCCCGCAGGATTCATCCCCGGTCGCCCTACCCGCCTCGACCGGCACGTCTGCGCAGATCGGTGAAGGGCAATTGCTGTTCGGCCGCTATTGTCAGGTCTGCCACGGCGCGAGCGCGGGCGGCGGCGGCGTGCTGCCGAACCTGCAGCGCTCGGCGACGCTGGGGGACGCGGATGCGTGGAAATCAATCCTGATCGACGGCGCGCTGGCGAAGAACGGCATGGTCAGCTTCGCCAAGGTGATGACGCCCGAACAGGCGCAACTGGTGCGGCTGTACGTGATCGACGAGGCGAACTGGGCGCAGCAGAATCTGGGCGGCGGGCAAAGGGCACCGCGATGA
- a CDS encoding type II toxin-antitoxin system HicA family toxin encodes MHDYPVLSGSEIVRALERLGFVKVRQRGSQVVLRHGGAGCVCHCTAR; translated from the coding sequence ATGCATGACTATCCGGTTCTGTCGGGCTCGGAAATCGTACGGGCGCTGGAACGGCTAGGCTTTGTAAAAGTGCGGCAGCGCGGCAGCCAAGTTGTGCTGCGTCACGGTGGCGCTGGCTGCGTGTGCCACTGCACCGCGAGGTGA
- a CDS encoding hemerythrin domain-containing protein — protein MIAAVTPPESDADRAEARAKAQATATPGGWFAMILDHHVLLEDAFAATKAAGDASARTAALKRLGVILTGHAIAEEAVIYPGLGEAGEKGHAELGYNEQVMVKMQMAMLEKLDPMSQDFLDKLEHIRGAVAHHMYQEEGTWFVELSEQAPAADQAMITKRYQEEWSRYVGAEA, from the coding sequence ATGATCGCCGCCGTGACTCCGCCGGAAAGCGACGCAGACCGCGCCGAGGCGCGTGCCAAGGCGCAGGCGACGGCTACCCCCGGTGGATGGTTCGCGATGATCCTGGATCATCATGTGCTGCTCGAAGATGCGTTCGCGGCGACCAAGGCCGCCGGAGACGCGAGCGCGCGGACTGCGGCGCTGAAGCGACTGGGCGTGATCCTGACCGGTCACGCCATCGCCGAGGAAGCGGTGATCTATCCGGGGCTCGGCGAGGCCGGTGAGAAGGGTCATGCCGAGCTGGGCTATAACGAGCAGGTCATGGTCAAGATGCAGATGGCGATGCTCGAGAAACTCGACCCGATGAGCCAGGATTTCCTCGACAAGCTCGAACATATCCGCGGCGCGGTCGCGCACCATATGTACCAGGAGGAAGGTACTTGGTTCGTCGAACTGAGCGAACAAGCGCCAGCTGCCGACCAAGCCATGATTACGAAACGGTATCAGGAAGAATGGTCGCGCTACGTTGGTGCAGAAGCCTGA
- a CDS encoding P-II family nitrogen regulator — MKKIEAIIKPFKLDEVKEALHEVGVSGITVTEAKGFGRQKGHTELYRGAEYVVDFLPKVKLEVVVEDGLVDRVVEAIAAAAQTGRIGDGKIFVMPVETALRIRTGERNEDAI; from the coding sequence GTGAAGAAGATCGAAGCGATCATCAAGCCGTTCAAGCTGGACGAGGTGAAGGAGGCGCTGCACGAGGTCGGCGTCTCCGGAATCACCGTGACCGAGGCGAAGGGCTTCGGCCGTCAGAAGGGGCATACCGAGCTCTATCGCGGGGCCGAATATGTCGTCGATTTCCTCCCCAAGGTGAAACTGGAAGTGGTCGTCGAGGACGGCCTGGTCGACCGCGTGGTCGAGGCGATCGCCGCAGCCGCGCAGACCGGCCGCATCGGCGACGGCAAGATCTTCGTCATGCCCGTCGAAACCGCGCTGCGCATCCGCACCGGCGAGCGCAACGAAGACGCGATCTGA
- the glnA gene encoding type I glutamate--ammonia ligase: protein MANTAASVLKKIKDEEIEWIDLRFTDPKGKWQHLTMVAGLMGEDEFTDGLMFDGSSIEGWKAINESDMVLKPDLDAVYTDPFSATPMLIVICDIVEPSTGELYARDPRSTAKRAEAYLKTTGVGDTVYVGPEAEFFMFDDVRFENSYSTSYYKIDDIELPGNSGREYEGGNLAHRPRAKGGYFPVAPVDSAVDIRGEMVSTMIEMGLPCDKHHHEVAAAQHELGLTFGTLTTTADRMQIYKYVVHQVAHAYGKTATFMPKPIKEDNGSGMHTHFSIWNGKTPLFAGNGYAGLSDMCLYFIGGIIKHAKAVNAFTNPSTNSYKRLVPGYEAPVLLAYSARNRSASCRIPYGTGPKAKRVEVRFPDALANPYLAYAALMMAGMDGILNKLHPGEAMDKNLYDLPPAELAEVPTVSGSLREALDCLEADHDFLLKGDVFSSDQIAAYVEIKRAEVARWEMTPSPVEYDMYYSG from the coding sequence ATGGCGAATACGGCCGCATCCGTCCTGAAGAAGATCAAGGACGAGGAGATCGAGTGGATCGACCTGCGCTTCACCGATCCCAAGGGCAAGTGGCAGCATCTGACGATGGTCGCCGGGCTGATGGGCGAGGACGAATTCACCGACGGACTGATGTTCGACGGTTCCTCGATCGAGGGCTGGAAGGCGATCAACGAATCCGACATGGTGCTGAAGCCCGATCTGGACGCGGTCTACACCGATCCGTTTTCGGCGACCCCGATGCTGATCGTGATCTGCGACATCGTCGAACCCTCGACCGGCGAACTCTACGCGCGCGATCCGCGGTCGACCGCGAAGCGCGCCGAGGCCTATCTGAAGACCACCGGCGTCGGCGACACGGTGTATGTCGGGCCGGAAGCCGAATTCTTCATGTTCGACGACGTCCGGTTCGAAAACAGCTATTCGACCAGTTACTACAAGATCGACGACATCGAGCTGCCGGGCAATTCGGGCCGCGAATATGAGGGTGGAAACCTCGCCCACCGCCCGCGTGCGAAGGGTGGTTACTTCCCGGTCGCCCCGGTCGACAGCGCGGTCGACATCCGCGGCGAGATGGTCTCGACCATGATCGAGATGGGCCTTCCGTGCGACAAGCATCACCATGAGGTCGCCGCCGCGCAGCATGAGTTGGGCCTGACCTTCGGCACGCTGACCACCACCGCCGACCGGATGCAGATCTACAAATACGTCGTGCATCAGGTCGCGCACGCCTACGGCAAGACCGCGACGTTCATGCCGAAGCCGATCAAGGAGGACAACGGTTCGGGGATGCACACGCATTTCTCGATCTGGAACGGCAAGACGCCATTGTTCGCGGGCAACGGTTACGCGGGCCTGTCCGACATGTGCCTGTATTTCATCGGCGGCATTATCAAGCACGCGAAGGCGGTCAACGCCTTCACCAACCCGTCGACCAACAGCTACAAGCGGCTCGTCCCCGGTTACGAAGCGCCGGTGCTGCTCGCCTATTCGGCGCGCAACCGTTCCGCCTCGTGCCGCATCCCCTACGGCACCGGCCCGAAGGCGAAGCGCGTCGAGGTGCGTTTCCCCGATGCGCTGGCGAATCCGTATCTCGCCTACGCCGCGCTGATGATGGCGGGGATGGATGGCATCCTCAACAAGCTCCACCCCGGCGAAGCGATGGACAAGAATTTGTACGACCTGCCCCCCGCCGAACTGGCCGAAGTGCCGACCGTATCGGGTTCGCTGCGTGAGGCGTTGGACTGCCTGGAGGCGGATCACGACTTCCTGTTGAAGGGTGACGTGTTCTCCTCCGACCAGATCGCGGCCTATGTCGAGATCAAGCGGGCGGAGGTCGCTCGGTGGGAGATGACGCCTAGCCCGGTTGAGTATGATATGTACTACAGCGGCTGA